A region of Ammospiza nelsoni isolate bAmmNel1 chromosome 8, bAmmNel1.pri, whole genome shotgun sequence DNA encodes the following proteins:
- the LOC132076110 gene encoding zinc finger protein 436-like, whose protein sequence is MSSSIDREKPHMCVECGKSFRRSSYLIQHQRIHTGEKPHMCVECGKRFRRSSYLIVHQRTHTGERPYECGECGKSFRQSSDLISHQRTHTGEKPYECSKCGKGFPTSSSLIRHYRSYTEEKPFQCSNCGKGFKDNSTLVKHQRIHTGESWCMDLLFKAQDGVTGSGVGHSVYLGHLYFCSLIYLLVVLVLLISSTLGDMGIYMADLRR, encoded by the exons atgagcagctccattGATCGGGAGAAGCCCCACATGTGcgtggagtgtgggaagagcttcaggagGAGCTCCTACCTTATCcagcaccagaggatccacactggggagaagccccacatGTGCGTGGAGTGTGGGAAAAGATTCAGGAGGAGCTCCTACCTGATTGtgcaccagaggacccacactggggagaggccctacgagtgtggtGAGTGTGGGAAGAGTTTCAGGCAGAGTTCTGacctgatcagccaccagaggacccacactggggagaagccctaTGAGTGCTCCAAGTGTGGGAAGGGGTTTCCAACCAGCTCCAGTCTTATCCGGCACTATCGGAGTTACACAGAGGAGAAGCCCTTCCAATGCTCCAACTGTGGGAAGGGATTCAAGGACAACTCCACCCTTGTCAAGCACCAGCGtatccacactggggagag ctggtgcatg gacctgcttttcaaggcccaggatggtgttacAGGCAGTGGCGTGGGGCACAGc GTCTATCTTGGACACCTCTATTTTTGCAGCCTGATCTACCTGCTTgttgttttggtgctcctcattagCTCTACTCTTGGagacatgggcatctacatggcagATCTTCGCAGGTAA
- the LOC132076282 gene encoding olfactory receptor 14A16-like, with the protein MSNSSSISHFLLLALADTRQLQLLHFCLLLGISLAAFLGNGLIISAVACGHHLHMPMFFFLLNLALSDLGSICTTVPKAMHNSLWDTRDISYTGCAAQVFFFLSFISAEYFLLTIMCYDRYVCICKPLHYGTLLGSRACAHMAAAAWASVFLYSLLHTANTFSLPLCHGNALGQFFCEIPQILKLSCSQSSLREFGLIAVSVCLAFGCFVFIVFSYVQIFRAVLRIPSEEGRHKAFSTCLPHLAVVTLFISTSFFTYLKPPSMSSPSLDLALSVLYSVVPPALNPLIYSLRNQELKAAVWRLMTGWFQKH; encoded by the coding sequence atgtccaacagcagctccatcagccacttccttctgctggcattggcagacacgcggcagctgcagctcctgcacttctgcctcttgctgggcatctccctggctgccttcctgggcaacggcctcatcatcagcgccgtagcctgcggccaccacctgcacatgcccatgttcttcttcctgctcaacctggccctcagcgacctgggctccatctgcaccactgtccccaaagccatgcacaattccctttgggacaccagggacatctcctacacaggatgtgctgcacaggtctttttctttctttccttcatctCAGCAGAGTATTTcctcctgaccatcatgtgctacgaccgctatGTGtgcatctgcaaacccctgcactacgggaccctcctgggcagcagagcatgtgcccacatggcagcagctgcctgggccagtgtCTTTCTCTAttctctgctgcacacagccaatacattttccctgcccctgtgccatggcaatgccctaggccagttcttctgtgaaatcccacagatcctcaagctctctTGCTCACAGTCCAGCCTCCGGGAATTTGGGCTAATTGCTGTTAGTGTGTGTTTAGCATTtggctgttttgtgttcattgttttctcctatgtgcagatcttcagggctgtgctgaggatcccctctgaggagggacggcacaaagccttttccacctgcctccctcacctaGCCGTAGTCACCCTGTTCATCAGCACTTCATTTTTTACCTACTTGAAGcccccctccatgtcctccccatccctggatctggccctgtcagttctgtattcggtggtgcctccagccctgaaccccctcatctacagcctgaggaatcaggagctcaaggctgccgtgtggagactgatgactggatggtttcagaaacattaa